From the Carya illinoinensis cultivar Pawnee chromosome 4, C.illinoinensisPawnee_v1, whole genome shotgun sequence genome, one window contains:
- the LOC122306453 gene encoding receptor-like protein 52, which produces MHAIWWCPVAYDVWVEEGSPVQKWRVGVKDVFQLWDEMHSKLTTENVEKVVMMLRNIWHHRNKVIFDKQFLGPTTVVQMSLVGYEDFKVAQRRLGGEVEQKNDRVGSGGGKGWKKREGLQLKANFDAALNVSSLSMGIGIVIRDCNGEVFAVKCAKRTCNCHAVVAECTALWEAMVLCEDLGLGVVMFEWDAKAVIDALIVEIRVPDQSQRNTTFSNDENRSIPRALHNYSKLEILDISQNYFYGAILDDIHCMSQLRELYLDSNNFVGNIPSSIGSFPLEIGNLSNLVKLGLAYNSKIVPLLPSEFRKLKKLKFLWMTGTNLMGQIPNTIDEMAALEHLDLSKNSLICKIPNSLFMPKNLRFVYLYKNQLSGEIPQVVEALNLNVIDLSKNYLTRPIPDDFGKLKNLTSLALFLNPLFGKISDSIGHLPKLINLNLFNNNFSGSLPSKLGEMATLEHLDLSKNSLTSKIPDNLFMPKNLRIIYLCKNKLFMPKNPPVVEALDLDVINISKNYLIGTILDDFGKLNNLTGLALFLNQLFGKIPDSIGHLPRLINLNLFDNNFSGSLPPKLGRYSMLEVLQVSNNKVTSQLP; this is translated from the exons ATGCATGCTATTTGGTGGTGCCCAGTAGCATATGATGTGTGGGTAGAGGAGGGGAGTCCTGTTCAGAAGTGGAGGGTAGGGGTGAAGGATGTCTTTCAACTTTGGGATGAGATGCATAGCAAACTTACAACTGAGAATGTTGAGAAAGTGGTTATGATGTTGAGAAATATATGGCACCATAGAAACAAAGTCATTTTTGATAAGCAGTTCTTAGGTCCAACTACTGTGGTACAAATGTCATTGGTGGGATATGAAGATTTTAAGGTAGCACAAAGGAGGCTAGGGGGCGAGGTTGAGCAGAAAAATGATAGAGTAGGAAGTGGTGGAGGGAAGGGATGGAAGAAGCGAGAGGGGTTGCAACTTAAGGCCAATTTTGATGCAGCTCTCAATGTGTCATCTCTGAGTATGGGAATTGGGATTGTCATAAGGGACTGTAATGGAGAGGTTTTCGCTGTAAAGTGTGCTAAAAGGACATGCAATTGCCATGCTGTTGTTGCAGAATGCACTGCTCTTTGGGAAGCTATGGTTCTATGTGAAGATTTAGGGTTAGGGGTTGTGATGTTTGAATGGGATGCCAAGGCTGTTATAGATGCg CTCATTGTTGAGATTAGAGTTCCAGACCAGAGCCAAAGGAACACAACTTTTAGCAATGATGAAAACAGGTCCA TTCCGAGAGCTCTCCACAACTATTCCAAGCTGGAAATTCTTGACATCTCACAGAACTACTTTTATGGTGCAATCCTCGATGACATTCACTGCATGTCTCAACTTCGAGAGCTCTACCTCGATAGCAACAACTTCGTCGGTAACATCCCATCATCTATCGG GtctttccctctagaaattggaaACCTATCCAATCTTGTGAAACTGGGATTGGCCTATAATTCTAAGATAGTGCCATTATTGCCTTCAGAGTTCAGAAAGTTGAAGaagttgaaatttttatggatgacCGGAACAAATTTGATGGGGCAAATCCCAAACACGATTGACGAAATGGCAGCTCTGGAGCATTTGGATTTGTCAAAAAATAGCTTGATTTGTAAGATCCCGAACAGTTTGTTTATGCCAAAGAATCTAAGGTTTGTTTACCTTTACAAAAACCAATTGTCTGGGGAGATCCCTCAAGTGGTTGAGGCTTTGAATCTCAATGTCATTGATCtctcaaaaaattatttgacaCGGCCAATTCCTGATGATTTTGGAAAGCTAAAAAATTTGACAAGTCTGGCCTTGTTTCTCAATCCACTATTTGGAAAAATCTCAGATAGCATTGGTCATCTTCCGAAGCTAATAAATCtcaacttatttaataataatttttcaggTAGTTTGCCTTCAAAACTTGGAGAAATGGCAACTTTGGAGCATTTGGATTTGTCAAAAAATAGCTTGACCAGTAAGATCCCGGACAATTTGTTTATGCCAAAGAATCTAAGGATTATTTACCTTTGCAAAAACAAATTGTTTATGCCAAAGAATCCTCCTGTGGTTGAGGCTTTGGACCTTGATGTCATCAATATCtcgaaaaattatttgataggGACAATTCTTGATGATTTTGGAAAGTTAAATAATTTGACAGGTCTAGCTTTGTTTCTCAATCAGCTATTTGGAAAAATCCCAGATAGCATTGGTCATCTTCCAAGGCTGATAAATCTCAACTTATTTGACAATAATTTTTCCGGTAGTTTGCCTCCAAAACTTGGGAGGTATTCTATGCTGGAAGTGCTTCAGGTTTCAAACAACAAGGTTACAAGCCAGTTGCCATAA
- the LOC122306454 gene encoding uncharacterized mitochondrial protein AtMg00810-like — protein sequence MGSRQFKANYSRFTKAEGSSFIALLIYIDDILIASNDMKSIELLKSLLNEKFKLKDLGNLKYFLGLEVAQSPAAANSLSLKTIVDSDCAFCLDSRISTSGYCVFLGDSLVSWKTKK from the exons ATGGGTTCTCGACAATTCAAAGCTAATTATTCTCGTTTTACTAAGGCTGAGGGTTCATCTTTCATTGCCCTTCTTAtctatattgatgatattctcatAGCTAGTAATGATATGAAATCTATTGAGCTTTTAAAGTCCTTGCTTAATGAGAAGTTTAAGCTCAAGGACCTTGGTAATCTCAAATATTTCCTTGGTTTGGAAGTGGCACAGTCTCCTGCTG CTGCCAATTCATTATCCCTCAAAACTATTGTTGATTCTGATTGTGCTTTTTGTCTTGATAGTAGAATATCTACAAGTGGTTATTGTGTTTTTCTTGGCGATTCTTTGGTTTCCTGGAAGACCAAGAAATAG